Within the Candidatus Hydrogenedentota bacterium genome, the region CTCGGTTTGTCGATCGCATTGGCAAAGGCATTCGCGGGGCGCCACGCGACGCGCTGGTAGCCGACATCACGGCGCCGGAATTGCGCGGGGCGGCGTATGGGCTGCGCCAATCGCTCGACTCGGCGGGCGCCTTGCTCGGCCCATTGCTTGCGGTGGCGTTCATGGCATGGCTTGCGGGCAATATCCGGGCGGTGCTGTGGGTGGCGGTCGCGCCAGCCTTCATCGCGGTGGCGCTGCTCCTTATTTTCGTGCGTGAGCCAGAGAAGGAGCGCACAGATGGCCACGTCAAAGCGCCGCTCACCTTGGCAGACGCGAGACGTCTCCCGTTACGTTACTGGCTGGTTGTGCTGCTGGGGGCGGTTTTCACGCTCGCCCGATTCAGCGAGGCTTTTTTGGTTTTGCGCGCACAGGATATCGGGCTCGCGCCAGGTTACGTGCCGGTGGTCATGGTCGTAATGAACGTATTCTATGCAGGGGCGGCCTACCCCGCCGGCGCGGCGGCGGATCGATTCCGCCCGCGCGTCCTGCTGCTGGCGGGGCTCGTGCTGTTAGTGGCGTCGGACGTGGTATTGGCCATCGCCACGGAGATGGTGGCTGTCTTCGGCGGTGCGGCTCTGTGGGGACTGCACATGGCATTCACTCAAGGCTTGCTGTCAAAGCTGGTCGCCGACACCGTGCCGGAGCGCTTGCGCGGCACGGGGTTCGGCATTTTCAACCTCGTCAGCGGCGGAGCGCTGCTCCTCGCAAGTATCTTGGCTGGCGCGCTTTGGAGCGCCGTCGGCCCCTCAGCCACATTCCTTGCTGGCGCCGTTTTCGCCGCCGTCGCCGCAATTGGACTCGCGACGCTGCGCCCGGCGTCGCGTCCGGCTCTTGACAGCAACGGTCTTTGAGCAACTGGCTTCAGGAAACTCTATTCCCCCAATAGCACCGTTCGTCGTCCTCGGGTTCCAGGTTGTGCTGCTTCCTCCGGTAGACATTTGCTAAACTGCATCGTGGAAATTGTCAGAGAACAATTCGAAAGGGCCGAAAGTCTTCTTACCATCGGATTGCATGATGACCACAGGAGAAACCCCATGCGCCAGGCAATCCCAGGGCTACTGTTGCCGTTCTTGATTTGTAACGCAGCATATAGCCAACAGGCCGGATATGAACTTCCGATTCCCGTTGGCGTTTTCGAACAGCAAGTTCATCGGGCATATACGACGGCGCAGGGTCTGCCGGACAACGACGTGAGCAGGGTGGGCGTCGGTGCGAACGGGGTCATATTCGCACAGACGGCGGAGGGAATGGCCATCTTCGACGGCGAGCAATGGCGAGAGGCCGGAACTTCAGAGCCCGGTATCGCGTCCCCGGCAAAACTGGACGGACGACAGACTGCGCGTCTGTGTAAAGCGGCCGGGTCCAGGCTGGAGATTCGGGCGGTGGCCGAAAACCAGGGAGAATACGCCGTAGCGTGTCGAGAGGGTCTTTATGTGGGAAACGGCCTGCACTGGCGCATGGCTCTTCCCCGTCAGGGCGCGGTGCGGTGGGCGCCGATCGATGTCCGCGCGGCGGCCTACGACACATCCGGAAGGCTGTGGTTTGCCGCGCCGCAAGGGGTCGGATGCCGCGTTACGGATGATGAATGGAGACTTTTCACGGGTTCCGATGGCTTGCCCTACAATGACTTCACGTGCATGACCGCCGGGCCCAAGGGGGTCTGGTTTGGCACAACCAACGGCGCGATCTGTTACCGGGACGGCTCATGGTCGTTCCGCCAGGGACGGCGCTGGCTGCTCGACAATCACGTGCGGGACATCGCCGTTGACGCAGAGGGAAATGCGTGGCTGGCGACAGCGGGCGGCGTATCGTGCATCGCATACCGGCCAATGACCTTGGCCGAAAAAGCAGCGTTTTACGAGGACGAGCTCGAGAAGTACCACCGCCGCACCCAATTCGGCTACGTGAATCCGGCCGAACTCTCTGTTGCGGGCGACAAGAGCACCGCCGTGCCGGTTTTCACCGATAACGATGGTCATTTTACGGGGCTGTACCTCGGCGCGGCAAGCCTGGGCTATGCGGCCACCGGACGCGAAAAGCTGAAGCGGGACGCAGCCAACGCTTTCCGCGCACTTGCTTTTCTCAGCGAAGTGACCCAGGGCGGCACCCATCCGGCGCCTGGAGGGTTTACCGCGAGGGCCGTCCTGCCTGTTTCCGGGGCTGACCCCAATCCCGCGTTTGATCGCGCCTACGACATCCGGCGCAAGGAGCGCGATGCCCTGTGGAAGATCATTCAGCCCCGCTGGCCCATTGATGAATCGGGCCTATGGTACTGGAAGAATGACTCGAGTTCCGATGAACTTGACGGGCACTTTTTTGGTTATGCGCTTTATTTCGACCGCGTATGTGAAACGGAGACCGAGAAGGACGCCGTGCGTGAGGTTGTCCGGCGCATCATGGACCACATTCTCTCCCACGGCTACAACCTGGTGGATTACGACGGTCAGCCGACGCGTTGGGGCCATTTCTCTCCCGATGACCTGAACCGGAACGAAGCATGGTGCGACGAGCGTGGTCTGAATTCGTTCAGCATTCTCACGTACCTTTCCATAGCTCATCACATCACCGGCGACCCGAAATACCGGGACATCTACCTCGAACTTGCGCTGGAACACGGGTATGCCATGAACGGCATGACCCAGCCGAAATGCATTTTAGGCCCTGGCTTTGTGGGCCACCAACCCGACGACAATATGGCTTACATGAACTACTACCACCTGATTCGTTACGAGACCGACCCGAAGCTGCTCAGCATGTACTACCACGCAATCTATACCCACTGGCAACATGAAAAAACCGAGCGCAACGCTTTTACGAACTTCGTCTATGTCGCCTGCTGCTTGGGCAAGACCCGCCGCGACCAATGGGGTGATACCAACATCTCGCCGCCGAAGCAGTGTTTCGACGACAGCGTTGATACCCTGAAGCGCTATCCGCTCGACCTTGTGGACTGGCCCATGTCGAATGCCCACCGGATTGATATGACGCCGCTTCTGGACGAGTCCGGGAGGCCGTCCGGCGCGGGGAAACGGTGCGACGGACAGGTCTTCCCCATCGATGAGCGGCACGAGACCTATTGGGACTTGGACCCTTGGGCGCTCGCCAACAACGGCAAGGGCATGCGCCTTCGCGAGGGGGTCCCATACCTGCTTGCTTACTACATGGGCCGCGCTCACGGATTTATCGGGGAGTAGGACCCGGCTACGCGCGAACGATGGAAACACGTTGCTGAACCGGGATCAAAACAGCGGCGAAGGCCGCCGGCTCATGTGGCGACAGTGACGTCGAGAGCGCCCACCCAATGAGCAGCGTGGTTCTTCCAGGGCTGCGGGGGAGTGCAGTCGAATACGCAGAGGAACTTCCGGGCCCCAATGGCAAGGATGTCCGTGTACCCGGTCGTCAGGAAAGGAGCGAAATTGACCTCGTCGCTCCAGGACTTGCCGCCGTCCGTGCTGAACGTAACGCAATTTCCCCATCGAGGATAAGCCAACGCGCCGTATGTGAGCGCGATAACACCTTCGGACAGGGCCATGCGGGGGAAACAGCCCCGGGCTTGGGCCATAGGCTCCGGCGGCGTCCATGTCGCGCCATAGTCTGAAGAGAACGCGATTACCAGGGGAGCACTGGGCTCTCCAATGGTGTAATAAGCGCTGGCAGGAAGCGTGCCGGGATGGATGCCGTCTCCCGAAACGGTGCACGACAGATCGTGGTATGAGTCGGCGGGCTTCGCCAAGAGGGGGTTGCTGTCATCGTTAACGAGCCGCATGACGCAAACGAGCCGGCCATCTCCGAGGTGGACCATGTTGGGTTCGCAGGGGCCCCACAGCGTCCAACCTTTTTTTGTGGCGCCTTGGGGATCCCGGAGGTTGTCGAGGCTGGCGACATGGGCTAGAAAATCCCACGTCTTGCCGTGGTCGGTGGATTTCGAGACGAACGTGCGGAACCGCTCAGGCGAGTAGAAGTCCTGCATGGCGGCCAGCAGGTCGCCGTTTGGCAACTCGAGGGTATTCCCATGAAACCATTGGGGCCGGTCCTCGTTGAACTGGTCAGGGGGAAGCCGGAGGATGCCGTCCTCGAGCGGGCCTTGGACGGTCTTCCAATTGTCGGAAGACTCCCAACGCCTGGTGCGGCGCCACCCGGGTTTGCCCGGGATGGGCTTTGTGTCGTAGTGGTGCGAAATTGCCTTGCCGCTTCGAAGTTGGAGCGTGTTAAGGCCCATGCCGTCGAGCACGGTGCCCGTGGCGCGCCAGGTGTTGCCCAAGTCGTCGGAACGAATGGCGGCGAGAGGACCGCCCTCCTCAACGGCCTGGGCAGATAACACTATCGTGTCGCCGCCAAGACGGGCGAGCACGGGAAACATCGGTCCGCGCATGACGACACGAACAGGGCCGAGGGTAACGAGCAAGGCGCCGCGCCGTTCGGTACGAACCGGGAAGGCGGAAACGGCTGCGGTAGCGGGCGTGCTTGCCGGGGACTGGCCCCTGGATTGGCCCCACGCGATGTCCGGCCCGGCGAACGCGGCCAGCAAACCGCCGCCCAAACCTTTGAAAAAAGTGCGTCTTTGCATCAGTTGACCGCCTGTGATTTTGAGGCCTTGGGGAGGCCAGGTCTGTTCATTCACTGCGGCGTGGAATATATCAGCCGCCGGGTCCCATGACAAACGGGCCGTCACCTGTTGTCTCGCTTGTTTACTGGTGATAGGCTGAGAGACGGCGAACAGCAAATCATGAAACCCGGAGGGTTTTGTCGTGGAGAGGAGAATGGGACGTATGAAAGCATGTGTTCCGGCGGTATTGTGTGCGGCGCTTGGCGCCGCGTGTATGGCAGGTCTGCCGGTAGCGGCGCAGGACCCGAGGGAAGGACTCTGGGTTCACCCCAAGTGTCAGCCTTTGGCCACGGACACTCTCGGGCCGTTTCTGCGTCTCGGCGACAACAGAATTCTGGCCGTTGACGATTCACACACGTTAATCAGTGGAGATGAAGGCAAAACGTGGGAATCCGCGCCCCTGTTCAAAGAGGGGCAGGACTTCAGCGTCAGCAGCGAACGGGCCCTTGTGCGGACACGCAGCGGCGTAGTGGTCTTGGCTTTCATGAACATGAAAGAACAAGATTGGCGGTGGAACAGCGCGAAACACGACGCCGAACCCGGGACGCGCTTGCCCACGTATGCGATGCGAAGCCTGGACGACGGCAAATCATGGGAAACGCCCAAGAAACTCCACGACGAATGGACTGGGTGCATCCGCAATATGATTCAGACCCGCGGAGGCCAGGTCATTTTTACCAGCATGAAGCTGTTGAACAATCCCGGGCGGCATTCGGTGCTGACATACGTATCGAATGATGATGGTGCAACATGGAGGCCCAGCAACATCATCGACTTGGGCGGCATGGGCCATCACGGAGGCGTGACGGAGGCTACGGTGGTTGAGCTTCAGGACGGACGGTTGTGGAAACTCATTCGCACGAACTGGGGGCGGTTCTGGGAAGCATTCTCGGAGGATAGCGGGGTGTCGTGGCGGGTAATCCGGCCCTCTGCCATCGAGGCGAGCAGCGCGCCGGGGCAATTGGCGCGTCTGGCGAGCGGCCGCTTGTTGTTGGCCTGGAACAGGCCATACCCCGAAGGCAAAAGCGAATACCCATTGACCGGCGGGGACAACGAATGGTCGGAAGTGCCCGTGAGCAACCATCGCGAGGAGTTGTCCCTGGCGTTCTCGGAAGACGACGGAAAGACATGGACGCAGCCCGTGGTCATCGCACGGCAGCCGGGGAAATGGCTGTCGTATCCGTATCTATTCGAGCCGGCCCCAGGAGTCGTCTGGCTCACGACGATGCAGGGCATGGTGCGGGTGAGTTTCCTCGAGAGCGACTTAGTCCCATGAGGATTAAGAACCGCTCAGGCTTTCCTTGTTCTTGTTTGGCTTCGCATCTTAAGGCGCAGGAACACTATCGCTGGCGCGGAATGCTACAGACCAGGCGGCTTCCCGGCTCGTAAACTCGAGTGGAATAGTGAGTATCCGGTCAGAGCGCACGGCCCCCTTGTCGATGGGCTCGTAGCCCTCGGGCACGTGAACAAACACCGTGCCCTTCGCTCCGGGGGCACGTACAGCCACGCCGGAGAGGGTGTGTTCGCTTGCGTTCCACGCCACATCCGACAATTCGGCGCCGCCCATGGTCAGATGCATGTCCGTGGCAAGGACGCAGGGACGTTCTTGGG harbors:
- a CDS encoding MFS transporter codes for the protein MSGRASNRLSSHKPLRAAWRALPAGIWALGFGSLFMDASSEMIHSLLPVFMVTTLGASMVTVGIIEGIAEATAAILKVFSGTLSDYLRKRKFLMILGYGLAAFTKPVFPLAESIGWVFSARFVDRIGKGIRGAPRDALVADITAPELRGAAYGLRQSLDSAGALLGPLLAVAFMAWLAGNIRAVLWVAVAPAFIAVALLLIFVREPEKERTDGHVKAPLTLADARRLPLRYWLVVLLGAVFTLARFSEAFLVLRAQDIGLAPGYVPVVMVVMNVFYAGAAYPAGAAADRFRPRVLLLAGLVLLVASDVVLAIATEMVAVFGGAALWGLHMAFTQGLLSKLVADTVPERLRGTGFGIFNLVSGGALLLASILAGALWSAVGPSATFLAGAVFAAVAAIGLATLRPASRPALDSNGL
- a CDS encoding sialidase family protein — encoded protein: MQRRTFFKGLGGGLLAAFAGPDIAWGQSRGQSPASTPATAAVSAFPVRTERRGALLVTLGPVRVVMRGPMFPVLARLGGDTIVLSAQAVEEGGPLAAIRSDDLGNTWRATGTVLDGMGLNTLQLRSGKAISHHYDTKPIPGKPGWRRTRRWESSDNWKTVQGPLEDGILRLPPDQFNEDRPQWFHGNTLELPNGDLLAAMQDFYSPERFRTFVSKSTDHGKTWDFLAHVASLDNLRDPQGATKKGWTLWGPCEPNMVHLGDGRLVCVMRLVNDDSNPLLAKPADSYHDLSCTVSGDGIHPGTLPASAYYTIGEPSAPLVIAFSSDYGATWTPPEPMAQARGCFPRMALSEGVIALTYGALAYPRWGNCVTFSTDGGKSWSDEVNFAPFLTTGYTDILAIGARKFLCVFDCTPPQPWKNHAAHWVGALDVTVAT
- a CDS encoding sialidase family protein, which translates into the protein MKACVPAVLCAALGAACMAGLPVAAQDPREGLWVHPKCQPLATDTLGPFLRLGDNRILAVDDSHTLISGDEGKTWESAPLFKEGQDFSVSSERALVRTRSGVVVLAFMNMKEQDWRWNSAKHDAEPGTRLPTYAMRSLDDGKSWETPKKLHDEWTGCIRNMIQTRGGQVIFTSMKLLNNPGRHSVLTYVSNDDGATWRPSNIIDLGGMGHHGGVTEATVVELQDGRLWKLIRTNWGRFWEAFSEDSGVSWRVIRPSAIEASSAPGQLARLASGRLLLAWNRPYPEGKSEYPLTGGDNEWSEVPVSNHREELSLAFSEDDGKTWTQPVVIARQPGKWLSYPYLFEPAPGVVWLTTMQGMVRVSFLESDLVP